The following nucleotide sequence is from Firmicutes bacterium ASF500.
GCGGTGTCCTCCAACCGGGGGGGACACGAGTATGTAAATGGCCGGCGGTGGGCCCAGCCCGCCAAGTCCTACCTCTATGAGAATCAGTCTGGCGGACTGACCCGGGTGGAGTATATCGAGGACCACGTGGTGGTGGAGGACTATGACGCCTCCTTCGGCCTCCAGTCCAGCCGGACGCTCCCGGCGGAGCTCCCCCTGTGGGGCGGCTTTTTTGCCGGGGAGAAGTATAACTTCCTGATCTTCGGCCAGGAGAACAAGGAGGAGGACGACGGCAAGGAGGTCATCCGCGTCGTCCAGTACGACAAGAGCTGGAACCGCCTGGGGCAGGCCAGCCTCCAGGGGGCCAACACCATCGTCCCCTTTGACGCGGGGGCGCTCCGCTGCGACGAGTACGGCGGATACCTCTATATCCGCACCAGCCACAAGATGTACACCGCCAAGGACGGGCTGAACCATCAGGCCAACGTGATGATCGCCCTGCGGCAGAAGGACATGGAGATTACCGACTCCTTCTGGAAGGTGATGAACGTGAGCTACGGCTATGTCAGCCACTCCTTCAACCAGTTTGTCCTGATCGACCAGGAGGGCCGCATCGTCACCCTGGACCACGGCGACGCCGGTCAGACCCGGGCGGCGGTTCTGCTGCGGTACAACGCCGAGGCCGGGAAGGACAGCTTCCAGGAGGGGGTCAAGGTGCCTCTGGAGGATGGCTATTACACCTGGAGCTATGTGAGCCGGGTGGATGTTCTGGCTTTCCCCCAGGCCGCTGAGCACTACAACGACACCGGCTGCGCCCTGGGCGGCTTCGCCGAGACCTCCAAGGGCTATGTGACTGCCTATCAGTTCGACGGTACCGCCTCCTACCTGGGCGTGGACAGCCGGGACCTGTATCTGTCCACGGTGAGCAAGGACCTGAAGAGCCCTGAGACCGTCCAGCTGACCACCGGTCAGAACGTCTCCAACCCCCAGCTGGCCCCCACTGGACTGGAGGGTGGCTATGTGCTGTGGAACACAGTGGACCAGAAGAGCTGGTACAACTTTACCTTCGGGGACACCCTCTACTACGCCTCCTATGACGCCAACGGTGCTGTGGGCCAGATCCAGACCGCCCCGGGACAGTTGTCCGACTGCCAGCCCATCTTCTGGCAGGGCAAGGCGGTGTGGTACACCACCGACAACTCCGTCCCCACCTTCTACCTCCTGGACGGAGCCGGCGTGACCGCCCGCAAGGCCGGTACCGCCGCCGCGCCCGACCCCGACCCCGTTCCCGATACCGCCACGGCCCACGCCTCCACCCAGCTGGTGCTGGTGGACGGCAAGAGCGTGGAGTTCCAGGCCTACGCCCTCCTGGATGAACAGGGGAACCCCACTAACTATGTGAAGATGCGGGACCTGGCCTATGTGCTCAACGGCACGGGGGCCCAGTTCGAGGTGGACTGGGACGGCGGCGTGGTGGTCACCACCAAGACGCCTTACACCGTCAGGGGCGGGGAGATGACCACCCCCTATGAGGGAAACCAGCCCTGTACCTCCGTTGAGAGCGCCACCAACGTGGACGGAAAGCTCGTCCGCCTGGACGCCTTCACCATTTACGACAGTCAGAATAACGGCTACACCTACTACAAGCTGAGGGACCTGGGCAGCGTCCTGGGCTTCGGCGTAGACTGGGTAGACGGGCAGGGCATTACGATCAGCACCCGCTGAACCAAATAAAAACCACAGTCAGCCGCCGCGTCTTGATGCGGCGGCTGACTGCGTTGCAGGTGATGAAATGGACAAGCATGAGGTTCTCAAGCAGTATTTCGGCCACAGTACCTTCCGCCAGGGGCAGGAGCGGCTGATCGACGGCATTCTGTCCGGCCAGGACGTGCTGGGCGTGATGCCCACCGGCGGGGGGAAGTCCATGTGCTATCAGGTGCCCGCCCTGCTTCTGCCGGGGCTGACCCTGGTGGTGTCCCCCCTGATCTCCCTGATGAAGGACCAGGTGGCCGCCCTGAAGGAGGCCGGAGCGCCCGCCGCCTACATCAACAGCTCGCTGACAGGGGAGCAGCTGCGGACGGTGTACAGCCGGGCCCGTCAGGGGGCCTATAAGCTGATCTACATCGCCCCGGAGCGGCTGGAGGGGGAGGGCTTCGCCGCCCTGGCCCGGGAGGCGGACCTGTCCCTGGTGGCGGTGGACGAGGCCCACTGCGTCTCCCAGTGGGGTCAGGACTTCCGGCCCAGCTATCTGAGAATCCGGGAATTTGTGGACAACCTGCCCCGCCGCCCGGTGCTGGCCGCCTTCACCGCCACCGCCACCGGCCAGGTGCGGGAGGACATCGTCCAGCGGCTGGGCCTGCGGGAGCCGGTCCGGGAGGTCACCGGCTTCGACCGGCCCAACCTGTTTTTCGACGTGCGCCACCCCAGAAACAAGATGGAGGAGCTGACCCGCCTGCTCCGGGAGCGGGAGGGGCGGTGCGGCATCATCTACTGCGCCACCCGGGGCGGAGTGGACCGGGTGTGCCGGGCGCTGGAGGACAAGGGCGTCCCCGCCGCCCGCTACCACGCGGGGATGGAGGACGGGGAGCGGCGGGCCAGTCAGGACGACTTCCAGTTCGACCGCAGGCCCGTCATGGTGGCCACCAACGCCTTCGGAATGGGCATTGACAAGTCCAACGTCAGCTTTGTCATCCACTACAACATGCCCAAGAGCCTGGAGGCCTATTACCAGGAGGCGGGCCGGGCCGGCCGGGACGGCGAGCCGGCGGACTGCGTGCTGCTCTACTCCGCCGGGGACGTGACCACCGCCCGGTTCCTCATCGAGAACGGCGGCGAGGAGCTGAGCCCGGAGGACCGGGCCGAGGTCCGCCGCCGGGACTACGAGCGGCTCAATCTCATGGTGGACTACTGCAAGACCACCGGCTGTCTCCGAGGATACATTTTGGACTACTTCGGCCAGGAGCACGGCCCGGACTGCGGAAGCTGCGGCAACTGCGTCGGGGAGTACACCCAGGAGGACGTGACCGTCCCCGCCCAGATGATCCTGTCCTGTGTCCTCCGGGTGCGGGAGAAGCTGGGCTACTACGTGGGCAAGACGCTGATCGTCCGCACCCTCCGGGGCAGTCGGGACCAGCGGGTGCTGGAGCTGGGGCTGGACGGCCTGTCCACCTACGGCCTGATGAACAAGCTCGCCGCCTCCCGCATCCGGGAGATCATGGACTTTTTGGAGCTGGAGGGCTGTCTGCGCCTCAACCCGGCCCACTCTACCCTGGAGCCGGCGGGGGAGGCCCGGGCGGTGCTCTTCCAGGGGAAGCGGCTGTCCATGTCCGTCCGGAAGGACCGGGCGGAGGAGCGGGCGAAGGAGAAGCGCCGGACGCCCGCCCCGGCGGGAGAGGCCCCGGAGGAGCTGACAGCCGCCCTCAAGGCGGTGCGGAACCGCCTGGCCCAGCGGGAGGACGTGCCCGCCTACATCGTGTTTTCCAACGCCACCCTCACCGATATGGCGGCAAAGCGCCCCCGGAGCATGGAGGCCCTGCTGGAGGTCTCCGGCGTGGGCCGGGTGAAGGCGGCGAAATACGGCGCGGCCTTTTTGGAGGCCATCGCCCAATTTGAGGCAGGAAAAAAACTGTAAAAAAAGCTTGCATTCCCTGGAAGAAAGTGATATACTACTCTGGCATTATGTGTGGGAGTGCGGATTTTTCGCCCGGTGCCCGGAGAATCTCC
It contains:
- the recQ gene encoding ATP-dependent DNA helicase RecQ → MDKHEVLKQYFGHSTFRQGQERLIDGILSGQDVLGVMPTGGGKSMCYQVPALLLPGLTLVVSPLISLMKDQVAALKEAGAPAAYINSSLTGEQLRTVYSRARQGAYKLIYIAPERLEGEGFAALAREADLSLVAVDEAHCVSQWGQDFRPSYLRIREFVDNLPRRPVLAAFTATATGQVREDIVQRLGLREPVREVTGFDRPNLFFDVRHPRNKMEELTRLLREREGRCGIIYCATRGGVDRVCRALEDKGVPAARYHAGMEDGERRASQDDFQFDRRPVMVATNAFGMGIDKSNVSFVIHYNMPKSLEAYYQEAGRAGRDGEPADCVLLYSAGDVTTARFLIENGGEELSPEDRAEVRRRDYERLNLMVDYCKTTGCLRGYILDYFGQEHGPDCGSCGNCVGEYTQEDVTVPAQMILSCVLRVREKLGYYVGKTLIVRTLRGSRDQRVLELGLDGLSTYGLMNKLAASRIREIMDFLELEGCLRLNPAHSTLEPAGEARAVLFQGKRLSMSVRKDRAEERAKEKRRTPAPAGEAPEELTAALKAVRNRLAQREDVPAYIVFSNATLTDMAAKRPRSMEALLEVSGVGRVKAAKYGAAFLEAIAQFEAGKKL